One Pseudomonas entomophila genomic window carries:
- a CDS encoding aminopeptidase produces MRCSRRALDRVFIRFVPMAAAFLLNGCSSVGYYGQLAEGQWQLLRARQPVAQVIADPATQPVLRQHLQFAEQARVFASEHLKLPENGSYRVYADLRRPYVVWNVFATPELSLQPVTHCFPIAGCVAYRGYYRQGDARGAAALMRQEGLDVYVGGVEAYSTLGWFDDPILSSMVGWGDERLATVIFHELAHQRFYVQDDTEFNESFATFVEQEGSRQWRMARGLAAVEDGSVKQREQFTRLILASRERLQAIYAGPLDEVGKRAAKQAEFERLRREYREVRDRDWGGNRRFDAWVFAPLNNAKLLPFGLYDQWVPAFSQLFKDVAGDWALFYERVEALGRMPIEQRKTALGRLMARP; encoded by the coding sequence ATGCGCTGCAGCCGTCGGGCTCTGGACCGTGTTTTCATCCGGTTTGTTCCCATGGCGGCCGCGTTCCTGCTGAACGGTTGTTCCAGCGTGGGCTACTACGGGCAGCTGGCCGAGGGTCAATGGCAGTTGTTGCGGGCGCGACAGCCAGTGGCGCAGGTGATCGCCGACCCGGCCACACAGCCTGTGTTGCGCCAGCATCTGCAGTTCGCCGAGCAGGCCCGGGTATTCGCCAGCGAGCACTTGAAGCTGCCGGAGAATGGCAGTTACCGGGTCTATGCCGACCTGAGGCGGCCCTACGTGGTGTGGAATGTGTTCGCCACCCCGGAGCTTTCCTTGCAGCCGGTGACCCATTGCTTCCCCATCGCCGGTTGCGTGGCCTATCGCGGCTATTACCGGCAGGGTGATGCCCGTGGCGCAGCGGCGTTGATGCGCCAGGAGGGGCTGGATGTCTACGTGGGCGGCGTGGAGGCTTACTCGACGCTGGGCTGGTTCGATGACCCGATCCTTTCGAGCATGGTCGGCTGGGGGGATGAACGACTGGCCACGGTGATCTTCCACGAACTGGCGCACCAGCGCTTCTACGTGCAGGACGACACCGAGTTCAACGAGTCGTTTGCTACCTTCGTTGAGCAGGAAGGATCGCGGCAATGGCGCATGGCGCGTGGGCTTGCAGCGGTCGAGGACGGGAGCGTGAAACAACGCGAGCAGTTCACCCGGCTGATATTGGCCAGCCGTGAGCGGTTGCAGGCGATTTATGCCGGGCCACTGGACGAGGTGGGCAAGCGGGCGGCCAAGCAGGCAGAGTTCGAGCGGTTGCGCCGGGAATACCGCGAGGTGCGGGATCGGGACTGGGGCGGGAATCGACGGTTCGATGCCTGGGTCTTTGCGCCGTTGAACAATGCCAAGCTGCTGCCTTTTGGGCTTTATGACCAGTGGGTTCCGGCGTTTTCGCAGTTGTTCAAGGATGTTGCTGGGGATTGGGCACTGTTCTATGAGCGGGTCGAGGCGCTGGGGCGGATGCCGATCGAACAGCGCAAGACGGCGCTTGGACGGTTGATGGCAAGGCCTTGA
- a CDS encoding HAD family hydrolase: MHQQNILFDLDGTLTDPRSGITRSIQYALAKLGIDEPDLARLEHFIGPPLLQAFMQFYGFDEAKAWQAVNFYRERFKVTGLYENLVFDGVPELLQALNGQGRTLYIATSKPWEYAREIARHFAFDQHFKVIYGSELDGTRTNKVELIRHLLDEERLDPAQTLMIGDRKHDLIGARSNGLQAVAVGYGFGSREELEAEAPAFHFETLAELHQAFITG; encoded by the coding sequence ATGCACCAGCAGAACATCCTCTTCGACCTCGACGGCACCCTGACCGACCCGCGCTCAGGGATCACCCGTTCGATCCAGTACGCCCTGGCCAAGCTGGGCATCGACGAGCCCGACCTCGCCCGCCTCGAACACTTCATCGGCCCACCGTTGCTGCAGGCCTTCATGCAGTTCTACGGTTTCGACGAAGCCAAGGCGTGGCAGGCGGTGAACTTCTACCGCGAACGCTTCAAGGTGACCGGGCTTTACGAGAACCTGGTCTTCGACGGTGTGCCGGAGCTGCTGCAAGCCCTCAACGGCCAAGGCCGCACCCTGTACATCGCCACCTCCAAACCGTGGGAATATGCCCGCGAGATCGCCCGGCACTTTGCCTTCGACCAGCACTTCAAGGTGATCTACGGCAGCGAACTGGACGGCACCCGCACCAACAAGGTCGAGCTGATTCGTCACCTGCTGGATGAAGAACGGCTGGACCCGGCGCAGACCCTGATGATCGGCGACCGCAAGCACGACCTGATCGGCGCGCGCAGCAATGGGTTGCAGGCAGTAGCGGTGGGCTACGGGTTCGGCAGCCGGGAGGAACTGGAGGCCGAGGCGCCAGCGTTCCATTTCGAGACGCTGGCCGAACTGCATCAAGCGTTCATCACAGGCTGA
- a CDS encoding gamma carbonic anhydrase family protein, with protein sequence MALRTFQQHSPKVGARAFVDRSAVVIGDVDIGEDSSIWPLTVVRGDMHRIRIGARTSVQDGSVLHITHAGPFNPDGFPLIIGDEVTIGHKVMLHGCTLGNRILVGMGSTIMDGAIVEDEVIIGAGSLVPPGKRLVSGYLYMGSPVKQVRLLSEQEHAFFPYSAGNYVKLKDQHLAEGYDQPE encoded by the coding sequence ATGGCCCTCCGGACCTTCCAGCAACACTCGCCGAAAGTGGGAGCACGGGCCTTCGTCGACCGTTCGGCGGTGGTCATCGGCGACGTCGATATCGGCGAGGACAGCTCGATCTGGCCGCTGACCGTGGTGCGCGGCGACATGCACCGCATCCGCATCGGCGCGCGCACCAGCGTGCAGGACGGCAGCGTGCTGCACATCACCCACGCCGGGCCCTTCAACCCCGACGGTTTCCCGCTGATCATCGGCGACGAGGTGACCATCGGTCACAAGGTCATGCTGCATGGCTGCACCCTGGGCAACCGCATCCTGGTGGGCATGGGCAGCACGATCATGGACGGCGCCATCGTCGAGGACGAGGTGATCATCGGCGCCGGCAGCCTGGTACCACCGGGCAAGCGCCTGGTCAGCGGCTACCTGTACATGGGCAGCCCGGTGAAGCAGGTGCGCCTGCTGAGCGAGCAGGAGCACGCGTTCTTCCCCTACAGCGCCGGCAACTACGTGAAGCTCAAGGACCAGCACCTGGCCGAAGGCTACGACCAACCGGAATGA
- the prlC gene encoding oligopeptidase A, with the protein MVPCFSCQGTRTVSANNPLLQSHDLPPFSAIRAEHVLPAIEQILADNRKAIADILEQQGKNPTWAGLVLAMDELNDRLGAAWSPVSHLNAVCNSKELREAYESCLPALSAYSTELGQNRALFEAYEALAASPEAAGFDVAQKTIIDHALRDFRLSGIDLPADKQQRYAEVQSKLSELGSRFSNQLLDATQAWTKHVTDEAALAGLTDSAKAQMAAAAQAKGLDGWLITLEFPSYYAVMTYASDRALREELYAAYCTRASDQGPNAGQFDNGPVMEEILDLRQELAKLLGYKNYAELSLATKMAESSDQVLSFLRDLAKRSKPFAAQDLEQLKAYAAEQGTPELASWDAGYFGEKLREQRYSVSQEALRAYFPIDKVLSGLFAIVQRLYGIEINELKGFDSWHPDVRLFEIKENGQHVGRFFFDLYARANKRGGAWMDGARDRRRTAAGSLQSPVANLVCNFTPAAPGKPALLTHDEVTTLFHEFGHGLHHLLTRIEHAGVSGINGVAWDAVELPSQFMENWCWEPEGLALISGHYQTGEPLPQDLLDKMLAAKNFQSGMMMVRQLEFSLFDFELHTTHGDGRGVLQVLEGVRDEVSVMRPPAYNRFPNSFAHIFAGGYAAGYYSYKWAEVLSADAFSRFEEEGVLNAETGRAFREAILARGGSREPMVLFVDFRGREPSIDALLRHSGLTEDAAA; encoded by the coding sequence ATGGTCCCGTGTTTCTCCTGCCAAGGTACCCGAACCGTGAGTGCGAACAACCCGCTGCTGCAGTCCCATGATCTGCCGCCCTTCTCGGCAATCCGCGCCGAGCATGTGCTGCCGGCGATCGAGCAGATCCTCGCCGACAACCGCAAGGCCATCGCCGACATCCTCGAACAGCAGGGCAAGAACCCGACCTGGGCCGGCCTGGTGCTGGCGATGGACGAGCTCAACGACCGCCTGGGCGCCGCCTGGAGCCCGGTCAGCCACCTCAATGCGGTGTGCAACAGCAAGGAGCTGCGCGAGGCCTACGAGTCGTGCCTGCCTGCCCTGAGCGCCTATTCCACCGAGCTGGGCCAGAACCGTGCCCTGTTCGAAGCCTATGAAGCCCTGGCTGCCAGCCCCGAAGCCGCCGGCTTCGACGTGGCGCAGAAGACCATCATCGACCACGCCCTGCGCGACTTCCGCCTGTCGGGCATCGACCTGCCGGCCGACAAGCAGCAGCGCTACGCCGAGGTGCAGAGCAAGCTCAGCGAGCTGGGCAGCCGCTTCTCCAACCAGTTGCTCGACGCCACCCAAGCCTGGACCAAGCACGTCACCGACGAAGCGGCCCTGGCCGGCCTGACCGACTCGGCCAAGGCGCAGATGGCCGCCGCCGCCCAGGCCAAGGGCCTCGACGGCTGGCTGATCACCCTGGAGTTCCCCAGCTACTACGCGGTGATGACCTACGCCAGCGACCGCGCCCTGCGTGAAGAGCTGTACGCCGCCTACTGCACCCGCGCCTCCGACCAGGGCCCGAATGCCGGCCAGTTCGACAACGGCCCGGTGATGGAAGAGATCCTCGACCTGCGTCAGGAATTGGCCAAGTTGCTGGGCTACAAGAACTACGCCGAACTGAGCCTGGCCACCAAGATGGCCGAGTCCAGCGACCAGGTGCTGAGCTTCCTGCGTGACCTGGCCAAGCGGTCCAAACCGTTCGCCGCCCAGGACCTGGAGCAGCTCAAGGCTTATGCCGCCGAGCAAGGCACCCCGGAGCTGGCCAGCTGGGACGCCGGCTACTTCGGCGAGAAGCTGCGCGAGCAGCGCTACAGCGTGTCCCAGGAAGCCCTGCGCGCCTACTTCCCGATCGACAAGGTGCTGTCGGGCCTGTTCGCCATCGTCCAGCGCCTGTACGGCATCGAGATCAACGAGCTCAAAGGCTTCGACAGCTGGCACCCGGACGTGCGCCTGTTCGAGATCAAGGAGAACGGCCAGCACGTCGGTCGCTTCTTCTTCGACCTCTATGCCCGCGCCAACAAGCGTGGTGGTGCCTGGATGGACGGCGCCCGCGACCGTCGCCGCACTGCCGCCGGCAGCCTGCAGAGCCCGGTGGCCAACCTGGTGTGCAACTTCACCCCGGCCGCGCCCGGCAAGCCTGCGCTGCTGACCCATGACGAAGTCACCACCCTGTTCCATGAGTTCGGCCACGGCCTGCACCACCTGCTGACCCGCATCGAGCATGCCGGCGTATCCGGCATCAACGGCGTGGCGTGGGACGCGGTGGAACTGCCGAGCCAGTTCATGGAGAACTGGTGCTGGGAGCCCGAGGGCCTGGCGCTGATTTCCGGCCACTACCAGACCGGCGAACCGCTGCCCCAGGACTTGCTGGACAAGATGCTGGCGGCGAAGAACTTCCAGTCTGGCATGATGATGGTGCGCCAGCTGGAGTTCTCGTTGTTCGACTTCGAACTGCACACCACCCACGGCGACGGCCGCGGCGTGCTGCAGGTGCTCGAAGGCGTGCGCGACGAGGTCTCGGTGATGCGCCCGCCGGCGTACAACCGCTTCCCCAACAGCTTCGCGCACATCTTCGCCGGCGGTTACGCGGCGGGCTACTACAGCTACAAGTGGGCCGAAGTGCTGTCGGCCGACGCCTTCTCGCGCTTCGAGGAAGAAGGCGTGCTGAATGCCGAAACCGGTCGCGCGTTCCGCGAAGCCATCCTGGCCCGTGGCGGTTCGCGCGAGCCGATGGTGCTGTTCGTCGACTTCCGTGGCCGTGAGCCCTCCATCGATGCATTGTTGCGCCACAGCGGCCTCACCGAGGACGCGGCGGCATGA
- a CDS encoding YheV family putative zinc ribbon protein, with protein sequence MSEVAVSKSKRRFIAGAVCPACSEMDKLMMWNDDGVPHRECVACGFTDTLNEQGLSVPSELGTRVNHLAPKAPPAKVQTVQFFPNPKLKKPAE encoded by the coding sequence ATGAGCGAGGTAGCCGTGAGCAAGAGCAAGCGTCGCTTCATCGCCGGGGCGGTATGCCCGGCGTGCAGCGAGATGGACAAGCTGATGATGTGGAACGATGACGGCGTGCCGCATCGCGAGTGCGTGGCCTGCGGATTCACCGATACCCTCAACGAGCAAGGGTTGTCGGTGCCTTCGGAACTGGGCACGCGGGTCAACCACCTGGCGCCGAAGGCGCCGCCGGCAAAGGTGCAGACCGTGCAGTTCTTCCCCAATCCGAAGCTGAAGAAACCGGCCGAGTAA
- a CDS encoding M3 family metallopeptidase — MSSDNPLLQPSATPVDYAVVTLANAREAFAHALTAHREGIARIIEQQRELPTWDDLVLAIDELDAQLNAVLLAASPLAYQGDDWVNLLNQSYGQLLSRFDEKLASAQLCDLYQQLAERMGMNLDAHERATLQWYRDAFVRHGALLDEAGKRKLAQINEKIQEIAGMFGENMQLQGTHVSDPALLAGLPVRMREALAEQARHHGRSGWLIGADVSSTHALLDQAADRSLREAVYRRHHQRGVSSDAQQDNGTHLLNLALQREKKAHLLGFTDYPALSLRAKSAGNPKQVRRFLHDLAARMKPLMIKRREALQAQAEQHGLGALQPWDRRYVQTLDRQARQLLTLDTFREFFPLPKVIDALVELVQKLFGLRLVADETPGTMAVWHPSVRAFEVWLDHALIGYFYLDAEQYPGKQPDLVATRYVRNRRVDAEGRFHPAVVMAFSDIPQGSPALLAPTDLLKLFHEFGHAMHHLLVRTTTHVASGVSNLGADGVEVFSKLFERWAWDTDYLAGISAHKDDGRPIEREPLQALLASLRGAALEQTANDLALALFDLDLHATPSDGRSLRQRLDEARERCGFWRLEEHEHPAHAFDHLLSYYDAGYYAYVWSDVHAFDLFTRFQRNGLLDGTSGAALQVALLDSGAARPLREGMRAFLGREPNPDAFLAWHGLS, encoded by the coding sequence ATGTCTTCCGATAACCCCCTCTTGCAACCCAGCGCCACGCCTGTCGACTACGCCGTGGTGACCCTGGCCAATGCCCGCGAGGCGTTTGCCCATGCCCTCACGGCCCACCGCGAAGGCATTGCCCGGATCATCGAGCAGCAGCGTGAACTGCCGACCTGGGATGACCTGGTGCTGGCGATAGATGAGCTGGATGCACAGCTCAATGCCGTGCTGCTGGCGGCATCGCCCCTGGCCTACCAAGGCGACGATTGGGTGAACCTGCTCAACCAATCCTATGGGCAGTTGCTCAGCCGATTCGATGAAAAACTGGCCAGCGCGCAATTGTGCGACCTGTATCAGCAACTGGCAGAGCGCATGGGCATGAACCTCGATGCCCATGAGCGTGCCACCTTGCAGTGGTACCGCGATGCCTTCGTCAGGCACGGCGCGCTGCTGGATGAAGCAGGTAAGCGGAAACTTGCGCAGATCAACGAAAAAATCCAGGAAATTGCCGGCATGTTTGGCGAAAACATGCAGCTGCAAGGCACTCATGTCAGCGATCCCGCCTTGCTGGCGGGGCTGCCTGTCAGGATGCGCGAAGCCTTGGCGGAGCAGGCCAGGCATCATGGCCGGTCGGGTTGGCTGATTGGCGCCGATGTCAGCTCGACCCACGCGCTGCTCGATCAAGCGGCCGACCGCAGCCTGCGCGAGGCGGTCTATCGTCGTCACCATCAGCGCGGCGTCAGCAGCGATGCGCAGCAGGACAATGGCACCCACCTGCTCAACCTGGCCCTGCAGCGTGAAAAGAAGGCGCACTTGTTGGGCTTTACCGACTACCCGGCGCTGAGCTTGCGCGCCAAGAGCGCCGGCAACCCGAAGCAGGTGCGGCGCTTCCTGCATGACCTGGCGGCGCGCATGAAACCGTTGATGATCAAGCGGCGCGAGGCATTGCAAGCGCAGGCAGAGCAGCATGGGCTCGGCGCCTTGCAACCCTGGGATCGGCGCTACGTGCAAACCCTCGATCGGCAGGCCAGACAGCTGCTCACCCTGGATACCTTCCGGGAGTTCTTCCCGTTGCCGAAAGTGATCGACGCGCTGGTCGAGCTGGTGCAGAAGCTGTTCGGGCTGAGGCTGGTCGCCGACGAAACGCCCGGCACAATGGCGGTATGGCACCCAAGCGTCAGAGCATTCGAAGTGTGGCTCGATCATGCGCTGATAGGCTATTTCTACCTGGACGCCGAGCAGTATCCCGGCAAGCAGCCCGACCTGGTGGCGACCCGTTACGTGCGTAACCGACGGGTCGATGCGGAGGGCCGCTTCCACCCCGCGGTAGTGATGGCCTTCAGCGACATCCCGCAGGGCAGCCCTGCCCTGCTCGCACCTACCGACCTGCTCAAGCTGTTCCATGAGTTCGGCCATGCCATGCATCATCTGCTGGTGCGCACCACCACCCATGTGGCTTCGGGGGTGAGCAACCTGGGCGCGGACGGGGTCGAGGTCTTCAGCAAGCTGTTCGAACGCTGGGCGTGGGATACGGACTACCTGGCGGGAATCTCGGCGCACAAGGACGACGGCCGGCCAATCGAGCGCGAGCCTCTGCAAGCCTTGCTCGCCAGTTTGCGCGGCGCGGCGCTCGAGCAAACCGCCAACGACCTGGCCCTGGCCTTGTTCGACCTTGACCTGCACGCCACGCCCAGTGATGGCAGAAGCCTGCGCCAGCGTCTGGACGAAGCGCGTGAGCGTTGCGGCTTCTGGCGGCTGGAGGAACATGAGCACCCGGCGCATGCCTTCGACCATCTGTTAAGTTACTACGACGCCGGGTACTACGCCTATGTCTGGTCGGATGTGCATGCTTTCGATCTGTTCACCCGGTTCCAGCGCAATGGCCTGCTGGATGGCACCAGCGGTGCGGCCTTGCAAGTGGCGCTACTCGACAGCGGTGCTGCCCGTCCGCTGCGCGAAGGTATGCGCGCATTCCTTGGCCGCGAGCCGAACCCTGATGCCTTCCTCGCTTGGCATGGCCTGAGCTGA
- a CDS encoding PA0069 family radical SAM protein: protein MILPAPQRGRGTVHNPHNRFAPRLSLVEDDGWHQEVPSTQGTEVRVETARTIISRNTSPDLPFDRAINPYRGCEHGCIYCYARPSHAYWDLSPGLDFETKLIAKTNAAEVLEQQLSKPGYVCAPINLGSNTDPYQPIEREQQLTRRLLEVLLRYRHPVTIVTKGSLVLRDLDLLAELANQRLARVMISLTTLDDELKRTLEPRAAAPKARLRAIRVLREAGVPVGVLCSPLIPMINDSELEHLLEAAREAGAQSAAYMLLRLPLEVAPLFEQWLQDHYPQRAAHVLSLIRQSRGGELYDSRFGARMRGEGVFAELLAQRFRKAARRLGFEGREELELDCSAFCPPGGQMALF from the coding sequence ATGATTCTGCCAGCACCGCAACGAGGCCGTGGCACGGTTCACAACCCGCACAACCGCTTCGCTCCACGCCTGTCGCTGGTGGAGGACGACGGCTGGCACCAGGAAGTTCCGTCCACCCAGGGCACCGAAGTGCGAGTCGAAACGGCCAGGACCATCATCAGCCGCAACACCTCTCCCGACCTGCCTTTCGACCGCGCCATCAATCCCTACCGTGGCTGCGAGCATGGCTGCATCTACTGCTACGCCCGTCCCAGCCACGCCTACTGGGATCTCTCCCCCGGCCTGGACTTCGAGACCAAGTTGATCGCCAAGACCAACGCCGCCGAAGTGCTCGAGCAGCAACTGAGCAAGCCGGGTTATGTCTGCGCGCCGATCAACCTGGGTTCCAACACTGACCCCTACCAGCCCATCGAGCGTGAACAGCAGCTTACCCGACGTCTGCTCGAAGTGCTGCTGCGCTACCGCCACCCGGTAACCATCGTCACCAAGGGCTCGTTGGTACTGCGCGACCTCGACCTGCTGGCCGAACTGGCCAACCAGCGCCTGGCGCGGGTGATGATCAGCCTGACTACCCTCGACGACGAACTCAAGCGCACCTTGGAGCCACGGGCGGCGGCGCCCAAGGCGCGCCTGCGGGCGATCCGCGTGCTGCGCGAGGCTGGGGTGCCGGTGGGCGTGCTGTGTTCGCCGTTGATCCCGATGATCAACGACAGCGAGCTGGAGCATCTCCTGGAGGCGGCCAGGGAGGCCGGGGCGCAGAGTGCGGCGTACATGCTGCTGCGCCTGCCGCTGGAGGTGGCGCCGCTGTTCGAGCAGTGGCTGCAGGACCACTATCCACAGCGCGCCGCTCATGTGCTGAGCCTGATCCGCCAGAGCCGCGGTGGTGAGCTGTACGACAGTCGGTTTGGTGCGCGGATGCGCGGTGAAGGGGTGTTCGCCGAATTGCTGGCACAGCGCTTTCGCAAGGCAGCCAGGCGGCTGGGGTTCGAAGGGCGGGAGGAGTTGGAGCTGGATTGCAGCGCATTCTGCCCGCCAGGCGGGCAGATGGCGTTGTTTTGA